In Paludibaculum fermentans, the genomic stretch CGGATTGGACCGCCACAATCTGTGCAGCCACCCCGGGATTAATCTGCTTCAAAGATGGTCCAACGCACTTGGATGAAGTCAGCAATCGAAAACAGGTTCAGTTGCCCACTCGCGCCTGTGCCCCCGAAACCTACCTTCCAGTTGTGCCTGCCTCATCCCCAGGTTTGGGATTCCCGAAGCGGCATTGATCGGTGCGCGCAGGCTGGGGTGCGGTGGAGTGGTAGTCTTCCTTCAGCCTGAGCGTCAATGCAGTCTCCGAGCCCCGTTTTAGAAGCGCCTGCTGGATGCCACGCCGGCATTCGGCGATGGTCCAACCTGAAGCTTGGGAAGTCGACAGGGAGATCGGCAGGGCGAAGGAAGTTCCACCGACGGGAGTGCAGGGAAAGTGTGTTTTCCCTTGCCAACTACTTATCATGGATGTCCCCCTCCCCCCCTCCCTTCGTGGGTGATTGCAACCGATTGGCGGCTTGGTTCTGGCGAATAGCTGGGACGGGTCAGACTGAAGAGCTCTGAGGCGGCCAACACGAGCCACCCCGTGGGTATAGAGTATTTCTTGGACACTCCATGAGTTTCTTTTCAACGGTCATAGTCTCAATGTCATCATTGTTGCTGGCAATACGGCTCATCTGGCGACATCGCCGAGAACCGAGCGTCTTCGCTCTCTCCATTGGCCTGGGGATGATCAGCCTGTACCTGCTCTTGCTCCATGTGCTGTTCGGGTTTCCGGCAGCTCAGGAAGTGCAAGCAAAGTCAGGTTCAGACTATGGATTTTTGACCATGGTCCTCGCACTGTACATCTGTATGCTGCTAGGCATGATGGCTGAATATGGCTATCATCACTTCTCATTGCCGGTTGGCAGTAGGCAACGCTTCGACTTCGGCAGCATTGCGAGACCAATCTTGGTATCTCCCCTAGTATTCATACCCCTAGTATCCTCTATCCAAAACTCAGGCTTAGACCTCGTCCACATGGATGGTATGCGCTTTATGGTCTTTGTTGTTGCCTTCGAAAACGGCTTCCTTTGGCGCGGCTACTCCGGCGTTGCGCTATCCCGCTTTGGACCCAAGCCACCCACCGGGGGGTAAGGTAGATGAAACCACTTTCTGTTGCCACAGCTCTGTTCGCGAGCTCCGTCGCCCTCGCGCTCCCACCAGGAACCTCCCAGCGATCACTCCCAGATGGCGTGGTCCTGTATGAAAGAATGCTCTCCCGGTCACCCCTTCCTGGGTTCTGGGAATCATTCTTCAGTCTGTTCGAGATTCGGAACGATCCCAAGACTGCAATGCCCTTCAAACGGAGTGTCGCATTGCTGGTCGGCATCGGTGACTACTCGGGGCTACAAAAACTTAAATCTGTATCAAAGGACCTCGCAGAGATGCGTGACTTCCTCCTCGCGGAAGGCAGCTTCGACAAGGTGTACGTGATGGGCGACACCACCACCCCTCAATTAGTGGATCAATACATGATGGAGAGGTTTGTGTCCGAACTGACAGAAGATGACCGCTTACTCTTCTACTATTCCGGGCACGGAACTGATACGGGCCATGGTGATGCGTTCCTACAATTTCGAGATGCAGTACCGGATGTCTGGAGTCGTGGCGTCCTGCGCGCAGACCAATATCTCATCTGGAGTCGAATGCTGAAGGCCAAGCACGTGCTGTTCATCTACGATGCGTGCTTCGCTGGTGAGGCAATTGCCAAGGCAGGTATGGCCGAACCCCGGAGTTCCATTTCCGAGCTCAGCGGAAACGGCAGCCGGATCGTCGTCACGGCAGGAACTGGAAGCCAGCGTTCCTGGGTGTTGAAGGCCTCTGCAGACAGGCAGTACAGTATCTTTACAGAAGCGTTGCTGAAAGCACTCCGGGGGGGCTCCGCAGATAGCCATAATCGTGGCTTTGTCACCATCAATGAGGCGGTAGCCGAAACGCACGTCGTGCTTGCAGAGGTCACAAACCGGCTAGGGCCTGGCCACGAGATGAAGCCCGAACTGGCCACGCTTGATTCAGGACGGAGCGGCACATTTGTTTTCCTGAACCCCCACGCCAGGAAGCCAGTGATAGCAAGAGGTGATGCAACCTTCATGGGGATGGCTGGGTCGAAAGGCAATAGTCCGGATACGGATTGGCAACTCGAATTGGCACATTGGAGGAGTATTGATAGTCTGAACGACCCTGACCTTTACAACAGGCACTGCGAAATGTTCCCTAAGGGTGTATTTTGCCCGATTGCACAGCGAATAATGGTGTTGCGCGGCCAATCAACGCCCGGAGTCCCTACGGAAAACATCGCTGTGGTCGGGCCTTTTACCACAAATGGGACCCGCGAAGCAATGATGCGACTGGCCAAAGCCTATGAATCCGGCACAGGCGGTTCCGCCTTGAATACAGCGGCGGCAGTCTCGCATTATGAGCAAGCTGCTCAAATGGGTGATCCAGTTGCCGCTCGTCGCCTGGGCAATATCTTTTACTGGGGTCGTAAAGGTATTTCCGCAGATATGACGAAAGCCGCCTTTTGGTACCGGCAGGGAACGTACCTTGGTGATGCGGATTCCTTTGCGTTTCTTGGCGCAATGCACCTCTCAGGTAAGGGCGGCGTGGTCCGAGGCGAACGGGAGGCGCTGGAGTGCTTTCAAAGAGCGGCCGACCTTGGCAGCTTTCGTGGCACCTCCTACTTGGGGTTAATGTTCGAACGCGGAATTGCGGGACTGCAACGAGACGAAGCTAAGGCAGTCGCCCTTTACCAAAAGGCTGCGGACTTGGGCGATCCTCGGGCGATGGCGTATTTGGCGGAGATGTATGAATTTGGAAGGGGGGGGCTACTTAAGGATGCAGACAGGGCATCTGCATTGTACAGTCGATCTGCTGAGCTTGGAGACTCTCGCGGGCTCAGTTGCCTAGGCACAGCCTATCTTAGAGGTCGCAGTTGGTTACCTAAAGATGAGAACAAGGCCCTCGATCTGTTTAAACGTGCTGCGGACATGGGTGATGCTATTGGGCTTATCAACTTGGGCGTGATGTACGCGCATGGATTTGGTGGATTACCGAAGGATCAACGCAAAGCGGTCGAATTATTCAGTCAGGCAGTCGAGCTTGATGAGCCAATTGGTATGGCCTTTCTCGGCGCGGAGTTCGAGTATGGGAGAGGGGGACTGCTGCGCGATGAGCACAAAGCCGTCGCCCTATATCAAAAGGCGGCCGATCGCGGAGATGGTTTCGGTCTCGCGTATCTAGGCAGCATGCACCTGACGGGCAAAGGTGGTTTGGCGCGCGACGAGAAGAAAGCATTGGAGTTGCTAAGGAAGGCTGCTGATCTCGATGTCCCTTTTGGGATTGCTCTCCTTGGGGTCATGTACGATGAGGGTCGAGGGGGGCTCGCCCCAGATACCACGCAGGCGCTCCAGCTATTCTCGCGCGCTGCCGAGCAGGGTGATTCATTGGGCCTCGTCAGGCTTGGACTCATGCAGATGCGCGGTGCTGAGTCCCCATCAAGGGACGAGCATAAGGCCGCTGCGCTTTTCAAAAAAGCAGCAGACCTGGGTGACCCCTCAGGTATGGCTTACCTCGGCGAAATGTACCTCTTGGGCCAAGGCGGATTGTCAAGAGATGCACATAAAGCAGGAGAGCTGATTAGAGATGCCGCCGCTGCCGGTGATTCTCGCGGGATGATTCTGCTCGCCAACCTGTATAGCAGCGGCAATGGCGGATTCCAAAGAGATGAGGGAAAAGCCCATGACCTGTACACAAAAGCCCTAAACTTGGGCGATTCCGATGCAATGCTCATGGTGGGATTGATGCACTTATCAGGTAACAATGGATTTCAATTAGACGAGCAAAAAGCCGAGAGTCTCTTTGGCAAAGCGAAAGATCTTGGTAACTACAGGGCCATGGTGATGCTGGGTATTGTTCGGCTGGCTGGCTCCGGGGGACGAAAGAACGAGCAGATCGCTGTTGAGATGTTCACTCGGGCCACCGACGCCGGCGACCCTTCCGGCATGGCGATGCTCGGCTATGTACACGAGATGGGAATAGGCGGAGTAGTGAAGGACCTGCGGAAAGCTGTGGACTTATACCAGCGCTCGGCAGCCTTTCGTCATCCGACAGGCATGATGTTGTTGGCAAGGATGTATGAGATGGGCAAGGGCGGGCTCCGACGAGATACTCACAAGGCCAACTCACTGTACACAGAGGCACAACAAGCAATCACCGTCGCCGCGCCTTGGCCCCTGTCGGTTAAAATCGGTCAATAAATCATCTTTCCTTATGGGCATTTCTGTCGACATCCGCAAGTTTCTCCACCGACGTGAGGCTGTACACTCGTGAGCTAAATCCGTTCCATAGCCCTATCGCTGGCTTCGAGGCTCATACGGTCGAGCACGACAAGCATTTTCAGCGAAAGGCGAATACCGCACAGTCAGAAGATACCACCCCGGTATTGACACGTCGGCCCCATCGAAGACGTTCTCCAGTTCATCATCTGGCCTCCAATGCCTGACGTCAACTCTTCCTCGCCACTCCCGTGCAAACTAGCCCGCAGCCACTGGCATGAGGTGTAGCAGCACGGCGGAGCACTCGCTTTGATAGGCTGGCTCAGGTTTCCGGCAAGAAACTGAAACCGACAGCAAAGGAGCCCTCCGCCATGATTCGAGAATCCAGCATCTTTAGCCAGATTTTGCAGACCTTCCCCCGCCTTGAGTGAGCCGCCCTCGTCCGCGATTACAAGGCAGAATGCCACGTTCGCGGGTTCACCCGCTGTCGACAGTTCGTCGCCATGATCTTCTGTCAACTCGAAAAGGGGACACCCGTCCCACTGGGGTTTTCTCTGAGAATTCAACATCTCCATCTGCACTTTACCATCAGACTGCCCGGGATTGACCGATGCGTTGCGCCAGGCGCGGCCTACCTCATCACGCAGCGCGGAACCGCGTCAACTCGTCATTCGTACTCGAGCCGATCGCCTGGTTTATCTGGATCTCATGCGCGCGCAGGCGGCCTTTTCGGACGCCGCAGTCCTTACTTACTGCTTGATGCCCAACCAATTCGCCTGATCGCTGCCACTCCGGGAGAGGACTCCCTGGCAGCCCTCTTCCGGAGTGTCCATCGGCGGTCCGCACAGTATTCAATGCCCGGCGCTCGCGCTGCGGGCATTTCTGGCAGAATCGTTTCTACTCCTGCCCGATGGGGCCCGCGGATCTTTGGACTGCAATCCGTTATGTCGAATCAAATCCCATGCGGGCAGGACTGGCGGAACAACCAGTGGACTACGAGTGGTCGAGCGCGGTGGCGCACTTCAGCGGTCACGACCGTCGGCGGCTCCTGGATCTGGAGTTCTTCCGAGGGTCTGGAGGAGTCGAGAATGGGCGCCCGCTGTTTCATATGCCGGTGCCGGAAGCCGAGTAGCGCGCCGTCGAAAGTCGATACACGCCGGGCAACCTTTTTGGGGATGAGCTATTCCGGGGGGGAGTATTCACTTTCAGCAGCAGGCTCGCAAACCGATGACTGGCGCGGTGGCCAGCGACCATCCAGGGGAGGAGTTGACCTTGGCTGCCGCCGGTTGATGGGGCCGGGCGATGGTCATTTGCGATCTCCCTTGCTGAGCCTCCAGTTGTGCGATGATGTGATGAATCTCGGGAGTCCTATTTGCGGTGGGTCGGGATGCCCCTCTTTGCCCCTCCTCCTGTGCCCGGTCGAGAATGACCCAGGCAACTGCTGCCCGTGAAACCGCACCTCCGAGGATGAATGCATTCGGGACAAAATGGGGAGTGACACGCCAGTAACCTCCCCGTGCCCAGCTCAGTCTGGCACGCACTACATTACTGAGAGCAGTGCGCTAATACTGCCCGGCACTGTGAATTGGCAGGCGCCCATGACAGGGGCTAATCACCCAGCAACATAGCAATTTTTACTAGTACCAAGCCATCGACAATCCGCCTTGCAGTTGTCATGGCTTCTGGTATAAACTGAGCACCGCGAACTAGTTCGCAGTTAGTGACTGATGTCGTGCGGGGCAGGTTGAGGCATGTACCTCTTCATGTGCTCCATTTCGGCGGACCGATGGTGCTCAGTGCATCTCGGCGTGGCATTAAATCGGCGTGCAAGCGCACGACAATAGGCCCCCGCTACTGAACGTTTGGCATGTCCAGCATACCATGTTGGCAATAAGCTGCAGCATATTTTTCCCGCGGCAACGGTCCTAACAACTGACAGTGAGTATGAGTTCTTTTCGAAGTTATTTCTCGGACGAGCGCATCATTCGTGAGCTGTGCAAGGCACGTGTCAAGCTTGCGGCCAAGCGCCATGACGCACTGTTTCTGTGCCGCATCTCAAGAGACGCGCAAGAACGAGCAGCAAGCAGCATTAGTCCCGTTCTTCAATCAATATTCCCGTCGAGGAGGCAATGGCACAGTTTTCGCCCAAGCAGACGACCGAATCCACCTAGTCAGAACCTTGTTCTCCACGCGCTGGTCCGTGCCGTGCTTACCCTACGGAAGAGACAACCTCAGGTGGCTTGGGCACAAGAGCTACAAAAGAAGATTGAGCAAATCAGAGAGCGAGTCTTCGAAGGCACGACATTCTCTTTCCAACCGCCAAGAATACACGCTGCACTGAAAGACAAAAAAGCACATGAATACCGCCCCATTGCAGTCTTTGAGCTCGAAGACAGAATCATCGACAGCCTCACTGCACGATACTTTCGTGACAATCTAGATCATGCGCTCCATGACTCCTGCGTCGCTTTCCGCACTGGACGGGACGGCACACCCCCGCCAACAATTCATGATGTAGCCAATCAGATATTGGCGATGAATCGTCGCCACAGATCAAAGGGAATCTATGTTGCGGAGTGTGACATTAGGGGATTTTTTGATTGTGTCGCTCATCCGGTTGCACTTTCTTCTCTTTCCGAATTGATTGCCGACGCAAAACGCAAGCAACCATCCCTAGCAATAGAACCACGGGCAATAGACGTTTTCAACGCCTACCTACGCGTCTATTCATTTTCTGTCAATGTTGCCGGCGAGGCGACAACAGCACTCCGCAGAAGGGACATCAATGGGGCTTTCAAATGGCACGAGAAGGAACTTCAATTGCTGCACAAAACAACTTCGCTACCACCCATTGGCGTCCCTCAAGGAGGTGCACTCTCCTGCCTAATTGCAAACGCGGTTCTTCACAAGGCCGACAAGGAATTGAATCGCCTAAAAAGGAGAATCAGAAAGAGTTTTAGATACCTTCGCTATTGTGACGACATGATCCTCTTGGCTCAAGATCAGGCGGTAT encodes the following:
- a CDS encoding caspase family protein; the encoded protein is MLVGIGDYSGLQKLKSVSKDLAEMRDFLLAEGSFDKVYVMGDTTTPQLVDQYMMERFVSELTEDDRLLFYYSGHGTDTGHGDAFLQFRDAVPDVWSRGVLRADQYLIWSRMLKAKHVLFIYDACFAGEAIAKAGMAEPRSSISELSGNGSRIVVTAGTGSQRSWVLKASADRQYSIFTEALLKALRGGSADSHNRGFVTINEAVAETHVVLAEVTNRLGPGHEMKPELATLDSGRSGTFVFLNPHARKPVIARGDATFMGMAGSKGNSPDTDWQLELAHWRSIDSLNDPDLYNRHCEMFPKGVFCPIAQRIMVLRGQSTPGVPTENIAVVGPFTTNGTREAMMRLAKAYESGTGGSALNTAAAVSHYEQAAQMGDPVAARRLGNIFYWGRKGISADMTKAAFWYRQGTYLGDADSFAFLGAMHLSGKGGVVRGEREALECFQRAADLGSFRGTSYLGLMFERGIAGLQRDEAKAVALYQKAADLGDPRAMAYLAEMYEFGRGGLLKDADRASALYSRSAELGDSRGLSCLGTAYLRGRSWLPKDENKALDLFKRAADMGDAIGLINLGVMYAHGFGGLPKDQRKAVELFSQAVELDEPIGMAFLGAEFEYGRGGLLRDEHKAVALYQKAADRGDGFGLAYLGSMHLTGKGGLARDEKKALELLRKAADLDVPFGIALLGVMYDEGRGGLAPDTTQALQLFSRAAEQGDSLGLVRLGLMQMRGAESPSRDEHKAAALFKKAADLGDPSGMAYLGEMYLLGQGGLSRDAHKAGELIRDAAAAGDSRGMILLANLYSSGNGGFQRDEGKAHDLYTKALNLGDSDAMLMVGLMHLSGNNGFQLDEQKAESLFGKAKDLGNYRAMVMLGIVRLAGSGGRKNEQIAVEMFTRATDAGDPSGMAMLGYVHEMGIGGVVKDLRKAVDLYQRSAAFRHPTGMMLLARMYEMGKGGLRRDTHKANSLYTEAQQAITVAAPWPLSVKIGQ
- a CDS encoding reverse transcriptase domain-containing protein, whose protein sequence is MSSFRSYFSDERIIRELCKARVKLAAKRHDALFLCRISRDAQERAASSISPVLQSIFPSRRQWHSFRPSRRPNPPSQNLVLHALVRAVLTLRKRQPQVAWAQELQKKIEQIRERVFEGTTFSFQPPRIHAALKDKKAHEYRPIAVFELEDRIIDSLTARYFRDNLDHALHDSCVAFRTGRDGTPPPTIHDVANQILAMNRRHRSKGIYVAECDIRGFFDCVAHPVALSSLSELIADAKRKQPSLAIEPRAIDVFNAYLRVYSFSVNVAGEATTALRRRDINGAFKWHEKELQLLHKTTSLPPIGVPQGGALSCLIANAVLHKADKELNRLKRRIRKSFRYLRYCDDMILLAQDQAVCNQAYDLYQSTLSDLKLPAHPPKSINHYSKTFWSGKSHLPYKWCRPSIPSHVPWIQFVGYQIRHDGTIRIRLKSLKKQFKKMTSLADSLLGTLNPDRSRPGEITPFARGIRKNGRQILYRLRQRLNSQAVGRRELSQSLSEPLPLCWASGFRGLLDKKIVLTHFKALDRHRERQLKRVAKRLASLPAIQQTKTGELAEALPYYGFPFSYFGQFKNRAK